A portion of the Rhodopseudomonas sp. BAL398 genome contains these proteins:
- a CDS encoding HAD-IA family hydrolase: protein MLEAVIWDFGGVLTTSPFEAFSRYETARGLPADIIRRTNAANHFENAWARFERAEVDLDTFDQLFAAESLALGAEVRGRDVLPLLSGELRPEMVEALRIVKSNCKTGCITNNLPANAIGSAAGRSLYIAEVMALFDHVIESAKIGLRKPDPQIYRMMVEALGVDPKNCVYLDDLGVNLKPARDMGMTTIKVLSAEQALAELEAATGLTLRKA, encoded by the coding sequence ATGCTTGAGGCAGTGATCTGGGATTTCGGCGGCGTGTTGACGACTTCGCCCTTCGAGGCTTTTAGCCGCTACGAGACCGCACGCGGCCTGCCCGCCGACATCATCCGCCGCACCAATGCGGCGAACCATTTCGAGAATGCCTGGGCGAGGTTCGAGCGCGCCGAGGTCGATCTCGACACTTTCGACCAGCTGTTCGCCGCCGAATCGCTGGCGCTCGGCGCCGAAGTCCGCGGCCGCGACGTGTTGCCGCTGTTGTCGGGCGAATTGCGCCCGGAGATGGTCGAGGCGCTGCGGATCGTCAAATCCAACTGCAAGACCGGCTGCATCACCAACAACCTGCCCGCCAACGCGATCGGCAGCGCCGCCGGCCGTTCGCTCTACATCGCCGAGGTGATGGCGCTGTTCGACCACGTCATCGAGTCGGCCAAGATCGGCTTGCGCAAGCCCGACCCGCAGATCTACCGGATGATGGTCGAAGCGCTGGGCGTCGATCCCAAAAACTGCGTCTATCTCGACGATCTCGGCGTCAATTTGAAGCCGGCCCGCGATATGGGCATGACCACGATCAAGGTACTGAGCGCCGAGCAGGCGCTCGCCGAACTCGAAGCCGCGACGGGACTGACCCTGCGCAAGGCCTAG
- a CDS encoding extensin family protein has protein sequence MTRGVRLYLVGSLVLVSLAGCGRGMFQTAEREPWRAEAEVACLKSGAVKETAELVRIDPISGPGVCGAEFPLKVAALGESNASYGFADELRPPAAIGRNQPRWPGAQPPLARPVSSYPQTQYPEPVAGAGSGPVSLNAPGVVDNREEIALPAEGPGSLPRSPYESASPYPADRNDQPARQASPMQYPMPNDGRAMADPVPRLGPAQGNVTSAVGPVALKPVATLACPIVSALDRWLAEGVQPAAMRWFGVRVVEIKQISAYSCRGMNGNSRAHISEHAFGNALDVAGFTLADGRHISVKKGWKGLPEEQGFLRDVQGTACQVFNTVLAPGSNVYHYDHIHVDLMRRKRRRVICQPAAVSGEEVAARAQHNNPYAGGFSGVTGALGARKALSYQAVPGEDGSDDE, from the coding sequence ATGACGCGTGGAGTTCGTTTGTATCTTGTCGGCTCCCTGGTCCTCGTATCGTTAGCGGGTTGTGGTCGCGGTATGTTTCAAACCGCCGAGCGCGAACCGTGGCGGGCAGAGGCAGAGGTCGCATGTCTGAAATCCGGCGCGGTCAAGGAGACTGCCGAGCTGGTTCGGATCGATCCGATTTCGGGTCCCGGCGTCTGCGGCGCCGAGTTTCCGCTCAAGGTCGCGGCGCTCGGCGAGAGCAATGCCAGTTACGGCTTTGCCGATGAATTGCGGCCGCCGGCCGCGATCGGTCGCAACCAGCCGCGTTGGCCCGGCGCGCAGCCGCCGCTGGCGCGGCCGGTGTCATCCTATCCCCAGACCCAGTACCCTGAGCCTGTCGCCGGCGCCGGCTCTGGTCCGGTGTCGCTGAATGCGCCGGGCGTCGTCGACAATCGCGAAGAGATCGCCTTGCCGGCAGAGGGCCCGGGATCGCTGCCGCGCTCACCTTATGAGTCGGCTTCGCCCTATCCGGCGGACCGCAATGATCAGCCGGCGCGGCAGGCGAGCCCGATGCAATACCCGATGCCGAATGACGGGCGTGCCATGGCCGATCCGGTGCCGCGATTGGGCCCCGCGCAGGGCAATGTCACCAGCGCGGTCGGGCCGGTGGCGCTCAAGCCGGTGGCGACGCTGGCCTGTCCGATCGTCTCGGCGCTGGATCGCTGGCTGGCCGAGGGCGTGCAGCCGGCGGCGATGCGCTGGTTCGGTGTGCGCGTGGTCGAGATCAAGCAGATTTCGGCCTATTCGTGTCGCGGCATGAACGGCAATTCGCGCGCGCATATTTCCGAACACGCCTTCGGCAACGCGCTCGATGTCGCCGGCTTCACGCTGGCCGATGGCCGGCACATCAGCGTCAAGAAAGGCTGGAAGGGGCTGCCGGAAGAGCAGGGCTTCCTGCGCGATGTCCAGGGAACGGCGTGCCAAGTGTTCAACACCGTGCTGGCGCCGGGCTCGAATGTCTATCACTACGATCACATTCACGTCGACCTGATGCGCCGCAAGCGTCGCCGGGTGATCTGCCAGCCGGCGGCGGTCTCCGGCGAGGAGGTCGCGGCGCGAGCCCAGCACAATAATCCCTATGCGGGTGGGTTTTCCGGCGTCACCGGGGCGCTTGGCGCGCGAAAAGCGTTGTCGTATCAAGCGGTCCCGGGCGAGGACGGTTCCGACGACGAATAG
- a CDS encoding TetR/AcrR family transcriptional regulator, whose product MVSISPTTALPDHDDDNAKRRQILRGARAVFMDLGFDGASMGEIARAAGVSKGTLYVYFTDKNSLFCEIIEQESAEQGMLTFDFPPDRDVETSLKVFGAAYTKLLCDPRHASAIRTVMAIAERMPEVGQRYYERVIANSLGRFTRYLEQQVQAGTLAIDNCYLAASQFTKLCQATLFLPYIFQVADVPSPDRIAEVVDSATRMFMATYRASGKPAYSSSEPSSPGTA is encoded by the coding sequence ATGGTTTCGATTTCGCCCACGACGGCTTTGCCCGATCACGACGACGACAACGCCAAGCGCCGTCAGATTCTGCGCGGCGCCCGCGCGGTGTTCATGGATCTCGGCTTCGACGGCGCCAGCATGGGCGAGATCGCCCGTGCGGCCGGCGTGTCGAAGGGCACGCTGTACGTCTATTTCACGGACAAGAATTCGCTGTTCTGCGAGATCATCGAGCAGGAGAGCGCCGAGCAAGGCATGCTGACCTTCGACTTCCCGCCTGACCGAGACGTCGAGACCTCGCTCAAGGTGTTTGGCGCCGCCTATACCAAGCTGTTGTGCGACCCTCGTCACGCATCGGCGATCCGCACGGTGATGGCAATCGCCGAGCGGATGCCAGAGGTTGGCCAGCGCTATTACGAACGGGTGATCGCCAATTCGCTCGGCCGATTCACGCGCTATCTCGAGCAGCAAGTGCAGGCCGGCACGCTCGCCATCGACAATTGCTACCTCGCCGCGTCGCAATTTACCAAATTATGCCAGGCCACGCTGTTTCTGCCCTACATATTTCAGGTGGCGGACGTCCCCTCCCCCGACCGCATCGCCGAGGTCGTCGACAGCGCCACGCGGATGTTCATGGCGACCTATCGGGCGTCGGGCAAGCCGGCCTATTCGTCGTCGGAACCGTCCTCGCCCGGGACCGCTTGA
- a CDS encoding HlyD family secretion protein, with protein sequence MAGRDQTARIRRPEPDVDGNVVAEADSLAHAELLREQPHDEPAAPRGPVAPAAEPAAPAADEITAPTAAAPKSGRRKWILIGLGIVAALAVVAYGVDYMLVGRFLIGTDDAYVRANNTTLGARVSGHIEAIGVGDNVEVHAGDVVFRIDDGDYRIAVNSARARIATQQATIERIGRQVTAQQSAVEQAKAQLTSADAAAKRAGLDFDRQQSLSTKGFASRATFELSQATRDQSAAAVVAAQAAFAAARDNVEVTKAQQGEARAQLLELQSALAKAERDLDFTTVRAPVDGVFSNRLVNIGDFIQAGQRLGNVVPLDDVYIDANFKETQLRRLKPGQKVDISVDAFSSRAIEGTVESLSPASGSVFTLLPPDNATGNFTKIVQRVPVRISVPAAVARENMLRAGMSVYVRVHTKP encoded by the coding sequence ATGGCCGGACGCGATCAAACCGCCCGCATCCGTCGTCCCGAGCCGGATGTGGACGGGAACGTGGTGGCCGAGGCCGATTCCCTGGCGCATGCCGAATTGCTGCGTGAGCAGCCGCACGACGAACCTGCCGCGCCGCGCGGGCCGGTTGCTCCGGCCGCCGAGCCGGCCGCGCCTGCGGCAGATGAGATTACGGCGCCGACCGCGGCCGCGCCAAAATCCGGCAGGCGCAAATGGATCCTGATCGGGCTCGGCATCGTGGCCGCGCTCGCGGTCGTCGCCTACGGCGTCGACTACATGCTGGTCGGCCGTTTCCTGATCGGCACCGATGACGCCTATGTCCGCGCCAACAACACCACGCTCGGCGCAAGGGTGTCCGGCCATATCGAGGCGATCGGCGTCGGCGACAATGTCGAGGTCCATGCCGGAGACGTCGTGTTCCGGATCGACGATGGCGATTACCGCATTGCGGTCAATTCCGCCCGCGCCAGGATCGCCACCCAGCAGGCGACGATCGAGCGGATCGGTCGCCAGGTCACTGCGCAGCAAAGCGCGGTGGAGCAGGCCAAGGCGCAACTGACCTCGGCCGATGCCGCGGCCAAACGCGCCGGGCTCGATTTCGATCGTCAGCAATCGCTGAGCACCAAGGGCTTCGCCTCGCGCGCCACCTTCGAATTGTCGCAGGCGACCCGGGATCAGAGCGCCGCTGCCGTGGTGGCAGCGCAGGCGGCGTTCGCCGCGGCGCGCGACAATGTCGAGGTCACCAAGGCGCAGCAGGGCGAAGCCCGCGCGCAATTGCTCGAGCTGCAAAGCGCGCTGGCCAAGGCCGAGCGCGACCTGGATTTCACCACTGTCCGCGCGCCGGTCGACGGCGTGTTCTCCAATCGGCTGGTCAATATCGGCGACTTTATCCAGGCCGGCCAAAGGCTCGGCAATGTGGTACCGCTCGATGACGTCTATATCGACGCCAATTTCAAGGAGACCCAGCTGCGCCGCCTGAAGCCCGGCCAGAAAGTTGACATCTCGGTCGACGCCTTCTCCAGCCGCGCCATCGAGGGCACCGTGGAAAGCCTGTCGCCGGCATCCGGCTCGGTGTTCACGCTGCTGCCGCCCGACAACGCCACCGGCAATTTCACCAAGATCGTGCAGCGGGTGCCGGTTCGGATCAGCGTCCCGGCCGCGGTCGCCCGGGAAAACATGCTGCGGGCGGGCATGTCGGTCTACGTCCGCGTCCACACCAAGCCCTGA
- a CDS encoding DHA2 family efflux MFS transporter permease subunit translates to MATATPTTPGRHAPIPGAPVMAVPSEHVAPRRLVAFLIMVFGMFMSILDIQIVSASLAEIQAGLSASASEVSWVQTAYLIAEVIAIPLSGFLSRALGTRMLFAISASGFTFASLMCGFTSSIEQMILWRAIQGFLGAGMIPTVFASAYTVFPRSKFHIVGPIIGLVATLAPTVGPTVGGYITDLMSWHWLFFINVIPGIAITVGVLALVDFDEPHLELLNHFDWWGLGFMGGFLGSLEYVLEEGPRNDWFHDEYIAVFAVVCVVSAVLFFWRVLTAREPIVDIRAFTNRNFALGCMFSFCVGIGLYGLTYLYPRYLAEVRGYSALMIGETMFISGIAMFCSAPVVGRLMAKFDMRILIAVGLVLFAIGTWQMTWMTKDYDFYELLWPQIFRGVGMMMAMVPVNNIALGTLPPQRVKNASGLFNLTRNLGGAVGLALINTALDDRTDFHISRLHDKVTWGNAKAVELLNLFTQKFQGMGDASRMAMKQLNQIVHRQAVVMSFADSFFLLTFFYLGLATLVLLLAKPANPMAAAEGH, encoded by the coding sequence ATGGCGACCGCGACCCCCACGACGCCAGGGCGGCACGCGCCGATTCCCGGTGCGCCGGTGATGGCGGTGCCGTCCGAGCACGTCGCGCCGCGGCGGCTGGTCGCGTTCCTGATCATGGTGTTCGGGATGTTCATGTCGATCCTGGACATCCAGATCGTCTCGGCATCGCTGGCGGAAATCCAGGCCGGGCTGTCGGCCAGCGCCAGCGAAGTGTCCTGGGTGCAGACCGCCTATCTGATCGCCGAAGTGATCGCGATCCCGCTGTCCGGATTCCTGTCGCGCGCGCTCGGCACCAGGATGCTGTTCGCGATCTCGGCCTCGGGCTTCACCTTCGCCAGCCTGATGTGCGGCTTCACCTCGTCGATCGAGCAGATGATCCTGTGGCGGGCGATCCAGGGATTTTTGGGCGCCGGCATGATCCCGACGGTGTTCGCCTCGGCCTATACGGTGTTTCCGCGCAGCAAATTCCACATCGTCGGCCCGATCATCGGCCTCGTCGCCACGCTGGCGCCGACCGTCGGCCCCACCGTCGGCGGCTACATCACCGATTTGATGTCGTGGCACTGGCTGTTCTTCATCAATGTGATCCCCGGCATCGCCATCACCGTCGGCGTGCTGGCGCTGGTCGATTTCGACGAACCGCATCTCGAACTGCTGAATCATTTCGATTGGTGGGGGCTGGGCTTCATGGGCGGCTTCCTCGGCTCGCTGGAATATGTGCTCGAGGAAGGCCCGCGTAACGACTGGTTCCACGACGAATATATCGCCGTGTTCGCTGTGGTCTGCGTGGTCTCGGCGGTGCTGTTCTTCTGGCGGGTGCTGACCGCGCGCGAGCCGATCGTCGATATCCGCGCCTTCACCAACCGCAATTTCGCGCTCGGCTGCATGTTTTCATTCTGCGTCGGCATCGGCCTGTACGGCCTGACCTATCTGTATCCGCGCTACCTCGCCGAAGTGCGCGGCTATAGCGCGTTGATGATCGGCGAGACCATGTTCATCTCCGGCATCGCGATGTTCTGCTCGGCGCCGGTCGTCGGCAGGCTGATGGCGAAGTTCGACATGCGCATCTTGATCGCCGTCGGCCTGGTGCTGTTCGCGATCGGCACCTGGCAGATGACCTGGATGACCAAGGACTACGACTTCTACGAATTGCTGTGGCCGCAGATCTTCCGCGGCGTCGGCATGATGATGGCGATGGTCCCGGTCAACAACATCGCGCTCGGCACGCTGCCGCCGCAGCGGGTCAAGAACGCCTCCGGCCTGTTCAATCTGACCCGCAATCTGGGTGGCGCGGTCGGCCTCGCCCTGATCAACACCGCGCTCGACGACCGCACCGATTTTCACATCTCGCGGCTGCACGACAAGGTGACCTGGGGCAACGCCAAGGCGGTGGAGCTGCTGAACCTGTTCACCCAGAAATTCCAGGGCATGGGCGATGCCTCGCGAATGGCGATGAAGCAGCTCAACCAGATCGTGCACCGCCAGGCGGTGGTGATGAGCTTCGCCGATTCATTCTTCCTGCTGACCTTCTTCTATCTCGGCCTCGCCACCCTGGTGCTGCTGCTGGCCAAGCCGGCCAACCCGATGGCGGCGGCCGAGGGGCATTGA
- a CDS encoding ABC transporter ATP-binding protein gives MTTQSKPRPTAMRSVLPFVFRHWLKQPARALAVAFGLLGATVADLFMPLFSGHLVDAVTAGATDPTARRAAFIAFGAIVALGVISVVMRFAGMQAIVPFTLRIMSDVAREAFARVQRFSTEWHANSFAGSTVRKVTRGMWALDLLNDTLLMALLPSIVVLVGSMILLGLHWPSLGLVIGIGSLVYIGMTVMLSIRVIAPAARLSNAWDTRVGGTLADALTCNAVVKSFGAESREDGRLARVITRWRSRVLRTWMRYNYTSTAQLAVLLCVRAAVIGGALLLWMAGRATAGDVTFVLTSYYIIHAYLSDVGMHINNLQRSVNDMDELVAIHDEATGIEDAPGAAPISIRGGRIVFDDVTFHYGGHPTPLYDGLSVEIRAGERVGLVGRSGSGKTTFVKLIQRLHDVSGGRILIDGQDIAKVTQQSLRSQIAIVQQDPILFHRSLAENIAYGRPGAGMAAIQQAAELANAHDFIMRLPKGYGTLVGERGVKLSGGERQRVALARAFLADAPVLILDEATSSLDSESEALIQQAMERLMKGRTAIVIAHRLSTVRSLDRILVFDHGRIAEQGTHATLAARAGGIYRGLFERQAMQVEQALQGEQALLGEGIAAAE, from the coding sequence ATGACCACGCAATCCAAGCCGCGACCGACCGCGATGCGCTCGGTGCTGCCCTTCGTGTTTCGGCACTGGCTGAAGCAGCCGGCCCGAGCCCTCGCGGTCGCCTTCGGGCTGCTCGGCGCCACCGTCGCCGACCTGTTCATGCCGCTGTTCTCGGGCCATCTGGTCGACGCCGTCACGGCCGGCGCGACCGATCCGACGGCGCGCCGCGCCGCCTTCATCGCCTTCGGAGCGATCGTCGCGCTCGGGGTGATCTCGGTGGTGATGCGGTTTGCCGGAATGCAGGCGATCGTGCCGTTCACCTTGCGGATCATGTCCGACGTGGCGCGCGAGGCGTTCGCGCGGGTGCAGCGCTTCTCCACCGAGTGGCACGCCAACAGCTTCGCCGGCTCCACCGTGCGCAAGGTGACACGGGGAATGTGGGCGCTCGATCTGCTCAACGACACGCTGCTGATGGCGCTGCTGCCGTCGATCGTCGTGCTGGTCGGATCGATGATCCTGCTAGGCCTGCATTGGCCGTCACTGGGCCTGGTGATCGGGATCGGCTCGCTGGTCTATATCGGGATGACGGTGATGCTGTCGATCCGCGTCATCGCGCCCGCCGCCCGGCTCTCCAATGCGTGGGACACCAGGGTCGGCGGAACGCTGGCGGATGCGCTGACCTGCAATGCGGTGGTGAAGTCGTTCGGGGCGGAGAGCCGCGAGGACGGACGGCTGGCGCGCGTCATCACGCGCTGGCGGTCGCGGGTGCTGCGTACCTGGATGCGCTACAACTACACTTCGACCGCGCAACTGGCGGTGCTGCTCTGCGTCCGCGCCGCGGTGATCGGCGGCGCCTTGCTGTTGTGGATGGCCGGCCGCGCCACGGCGGGCGACGTCACTTTTGTCCTGACCAGCTACTACATCATCCACGCCTATCTGAGCGATGTCGGCATGCACATCAACAATCTGCAGCGCTCGGTCAACGACATGGATGAGCTGGTCGCGATCCACGACGAGGCGACGGGCATCGAGGACGCGCCCGGCGCCGCGCCGATTTCGATCCGGGGTGGCCGCATCGTGTTCGACGACGTCACGTTCCATTATGGCGGCCATCCGACGCCGCTCTATGACGGGTTGTCGGTGGAGATCCGCGCCGGCGAACGGGTCGGGCTGGTTGGCCGCTCGGGGTCCGGCAAGACCACCTTCGTGAAGCTGATTCAGCGGCTCCACGACGTCAGCGGCGGCCGCATCCTGATCGACGGTCAGGATATCGCCAAGGTGACGCAGCAATCGCTGCGCAGCCAGATCGCCATCGTGCAGCAGGATCCGATCCTGTTTCACCGCTCGCTGGCCGAGAACATCGCCTATGGCAGGCCCGGCGCCGGAATGGCGGCGATCCAGCAGGCGGCGGAGCTCGCCAATGCGCATGACTTCATCATGCGGCTGCCGAAGGGCTATGGCACGCTGGTCGGCGAGCGCGGCGTCAAGCTGTCGGGTGGCGAACGGCAGCGCGTCGCGCTGGCGCGGGCGTTTCTGGCGGACGCGCCGGTGCTGATCCTGGACGAGGCGACCTCGAGCCTGGATTCGGAATCCGAGGCGCTGATCCAGCAGGCGATGGAGCGGCTGATGAAGGGCCGCACCGCGATCGTGATCGCGCATCGGCTCTCCACCGTGCGCAGCCTCGATCGGATCCTGGTGTTCGACCACGGCCGGATCGCCGAGCAGGGCACCCACGCCACGCTCGCCGCGCGCGCCGGCGGCATCTATCGCGGGTTGTTCGAGCGCCAGGCTATGCAAGTCGAGCAAGCCTTGCAGGGCGAACAGGCTTTGCTGGGCGAAGGCATTGCGGCTGCGGAATGA
- a CDS encoding N-acetylmuramoyl-L-alanine amidase, with protein MLLGPFASAGFESKRRRALPLPKGITDMKTFTPDSSVVSDVIPSPNHGERNKGRLPDMIVLHYTGMPDVEGALARLCKSGTEVSAHYVVLEEGRILQCVPESRRAWHAGSALWAGEHDINSCSIGIEIINRGHDWGYPDYPLRQIAAVIALCRGIMLRRGVPSHRVLGHSDVAPARKKDPGEKFPWEALANSGVGQWVYPAPIVSGDTLRLGATGDDVRALQQALADYGYGLTPNGKFDAQTVEVVTAFQRHFRPAKVDGIADVSTLATLRTLLTTFPTSSRPLSAAS; from the coding sequence ATGCTGTTAGGTCCGTTCGCGTCTGCTGGTTTTGAGTCGAAGCGTCGACGTGCCCTCCCTTTGCCGAAGGGCATAACCGATATGAAGACCTTCACCCCTGATTCCTCGGTGGTCTCCGACGTGATTCCGTCGCCGAACCATGGCGAGCGCAACAAGGGTCGGCTGCCCGACATGATCGTGCTGCACTATACCGGGATGCCCGATGTCGAGGGCGCGTTGGCGCGGCTGTGCAAATCCGGAACTGAGGTCTCGGCCCATTACGTCGTGCTGGAAGAGGGCCGGATCCTGCAATGCGTGCCGGAATCCCGCCGAGCCTGGCATGCCGGCTCGGCATTGTGGGCCGGTGAGCACGACATCAACTCATGTTCGATCGGAATCGAGATCATCAACCGCGGCCATGATTGGGGCTATCCGGATTATCCGCTTCGGCAGATCGCCGCGGTGATCGCGCTGTGTCGCGGCATCATGCTGCGCCGTGGCGTGCCGAGCCACCGCGTGCTGGGCCATTCCGACGTGGCGCCGGCGCGCAAGAAGGATCCCGGCGAGAAATTTCCCTGGGAGGCGCTGGCCAATTCCGGCGTCGGCCAATGGGTCTATCCCGCCCCGATCGTCAGCGGCGATACATTGCGGCTGGGAGCCACGGGCGATGACGTCCGCGCCCTGCAGCAGGCGCTGGCAGATTATGGCTACGGCCTTACGCCGAACGGCAAGTTCGACGCGCAGACCGTAGAGGTCGTGACCGCGTTTCAGCGGCATTTCCGCCCGGCCAAGGTCGACGGCATTGCCGATGTCTCGACCCTGGCGACGCTGCGGACCCTGCTGACGACGTTTCCGACCTCCAGCCGGCCCCTGTCCGCGGCCTCCTGA
- the rsmH gene encoding 16S rRNA (cytosine(1402)-N(4))-methyltransferase RsmH yields MSSAPRHIPVLGREAVDLLAPRDGGVYVDATFGAGGYSRMILDTAETRVIGIDRDRSAIAGGFDLVDRADGRLTLVEDRFSNLAEVCAAQGVAAVDGVVMDVGISSMQVDEAERGFSFRLDGPLDMRMSQHGPSAADVVARASEADLANIIYIFGEERYSRQIAKAIVAARAEAPITTTLALAEIVGKVVWAKPGEIHPATRTFQALRIFVNEELDELHLALAAAEHVLKPGGRLAVVSFHSLEDRIVKNFLVARGKTGGGSRHLPELAQTAPSFAILTKRPVIAGAQEIGANPRARSAKLRAAERTQAPAHDFDTLPAWPKLADVMRGG; encoded by the coding sequence ATGTCGAGCGCGCCCCGCCACATCCCCGTGCTTGGCCGCGAAGCGGTGGACCTGCTCGCGCCGCGCGATGGCGGCGTCTATGTCGACGCCACCTTCGGCGCCGGCGGCTATTCCCGCATGATCCTCGATACAGCCGAGACCCGGGTGATCGGGATTGACCGGGATCGCAGCGCGATCGCCGGCGGGTTCGATCTGGTCGATCGGGCCGACGGGCGCCTGACGCTGGTCGAAGACCGCTTCTCCAATCTGGCCGAAGTCTGCGCCGCCCAGGGCGTCGCTGCGGTCGACGGCGTGGTGATGGATGTGGGGATCTCGTCGATGCAGGTCGACGAGGCCGAACGTGGCTTTTCATTTCGTCTCGACGGCCCGCTCGATATGCGGATGAGCCAGCATGGCCCGAGCGCCGCCGATGTCGTGGCCAGGGCCTCGGAGGCCGATCTCGCCAACATCATCTATATTTTCGGCGAGGAACGCTATTCGCGCCAGATCGCCAAGGCGATCGTCGCGGCGCGCGCCGAAGCGCCGATCACCACCACGCTGGCGCTGGCCGAGATCGTCGGCAAGGTGGTGTGGGCCAAGCCTGGCGAAATCCATCCAGCGACGCGGACGTTTCAGGCGCTGCGGATCTTCGTCAATGAAGAACTCGACGAATTGCATCTGGCGCTGGCGGCGGCGGAGCATGTGCTGAAACCGGGCGGCCGGCTCGCCGTGGTGTCGTTCCACTCGCTGGAAGACCGCATCGTCAAGAATTTCCTGGTCGCGCGCGGCAAGACCGGCGGCGGCTCGCGCCATCTGCCGGAACTGGCGCAGACGGCGCCCAGCTTCGCCATTCTGACCAAACGCCCGGTGATCGCCGGGGCGCAGGAGATCGGCGCCAATCCGCGCGCGCGCTCGGCCAAGCTGCGCGCCGCCGAACGCACCCAGGCGCCGGCGCACGATTTCGACACGCTGCCGGCCTGGCCGAAACTGGCCGACGTGATGAGGGGAGGCTGA